The Cynocephalus volans isolate mCynVol1 chromosome 2, mCynVol1.pri, whole genome shotgun sequence genome window below encodes:
- the SLC34A1 gene encoding sodium-dependent phosphate transport protein 2A isoform X2 yields the protein MMSYGEGLGGFPVSPLPVCRGHVMGAAFAYVPSPQVLHRIPGTSAYAFPSLGPVALAEHSCPCGEVLEHHDPLPAKLVLEEEQKPVPRLAQKLHQAGVTLLKVPLMLSFLYLFVCSLDVLSSAFQLAGGKVAGDIFKDNVILSNPVAGLVVGILVTVLVQSSSTSTSIIVSMVSSGLLEVSSAIPIIMGSNIGTSVTNTIVALMQAGDRTDFRRAFAGATVHDCFNWLSVLILLPLEAATGYLHHITGLVVASFNIHSGRDAPDLLKIITEPFTKLIIQLDKSVITSIATGDESLRNHSLIRIWCHPDSREQNLEERNHTG from the exons ATGATGTCCTATGGAGAGGGGTTAGGGGGCTTTCCTGTCTCCCCACTCCCAGTCTGCAGGGGGCACGTGATGGGGGCAGCCTTTGCCTACGTGCCCAGCCCACAGG TCCTGCACAGGATCCCAGGGACCTCTGCCTATGCCTTCCCCAGCTTGGGTCCTGTGGCCCTCGCCGAGCACAGCTGCCCCTGTGGGGAGGTCCTGGAGCATCATGACCCACTGCCTGCCAAGCTGGTTCTGGAGGAGGAGCAGAAGCCAG TGCCCAGGCTGGCCCAGAAGCTGCACCAGGCTGGTGTGACACTGCTCAAGGTGCCGCTGATGCTCTCCTTCCTCTACCTCTTTGTCTGCTCCCTGGACGTGCTCAGCTCGGCCTTCCAGCTGGCTGGAG GGAAGGTGGCTGGCGACATCTTCAAGGACAACGTCATCCTGTCCAACCCAGTGGCGGGACTGGTGGTGGGGATTCTGGTGACCGTACTGGTGCAGAGCTCCAGCACTTCCACGTCCATCATTGTCAGCATGGTCTCCTCAGGCT TGCTGGAAGTGAGCTCTGCCATCCCCATCATCATGGGTTCCAACATTGGCACCTCTGTCACCAACACTATTGTGGCCCTGATGCAGGCGGGGGACAGGACTGACTTTCGGAG GGCCTTTGCGGGGGCCACGGTACACGACTGCTTTAACTGGCTGTCGGTTCTCATCCTGCTGCCCCTGGAGGCTGCCACTGGCTACCTGCACCACATCACTGGACTCGTCGTTGCCTCCTTCAACATCCATAGTGGCCGCGATGCCCCAGACCTGCTCAAGATCATCACAGAGCCCTTCACGAAGCTCATCATCCAG CTGGACAAGTCTGTGATCACCAGCATTGCCACCGGCGATGAGTCCCTGAGGAACCACAGTCTCATCCGGATCTGGTGCCATCCAGACTCCAGGGAG CAAAATCTGGAAGAGAGAAATCACACAGGTTGA